The Sphingomonas oryzagri genome segment GGCGCGGACATAGACGATCGTAAAGATCGCCATCGCGGTGGATTCGTAGAGTTCGACCGGGTGCCGCCCGATTCCGTCGCCGAGATCAACCGCCCATGGCAGGCTGGTCGGGGTGCCGTAGGTGAAGTCCGGAAGGCCGGCGAACAGGCAGCCGAAGCGACCGATGACGATCCCGACGCAGATCGGCAGCACGAAACCGCCGCCGGTCGATCGGCGGATGCCCTTCGCCCACTTCCATATCTCCACCGCGACGATCCCGCCCGCGAGCGCGCCGGCGATGCTATGCGATGGCGTGACGATGGCGCTGCGCAGCGTGTTGCCCGATCCCATCAGCCACGCACCGATCACTGCGCCGATCGCCAGGCTGAGGAAATAGCCGGGGCTGGTCGCGGCGGCGAGACGGCCGGCCTCCTCGGGCCAGCGGCGGTGCTGCCAGCGTGCGGCGAGCGCCGCGCCGGCCCAGGCG includes the following:
- a CDS encoding prolipoprotein diacylglyceryl transferase family protein — translated: MILVPTAPWAHYVGDACAWAGAALAARWQHRRWPEEAGRLAAATSPGYFLSLAIGAVIGAWLMGSGNTLRSAIVTPSHSIAGALAGGIVAVEIWKWAKGIRRSTGGGFVLPICVGIVIGRFGCLFAGLPDFTYGTPTSLPWAVDLGDGIGRHPVELYESTAMAIFTIVYVRARLRGARWASTHAFHAMIIVYAAQRFAWEFWKPYPTVIGPLNIFHLLMMGLIVYGILWWRRGDDRAGG